A portion of the Agrobacterium tumefaciens genome contains these proteins:
- a CDS encoding error-prone DNA polymerase codes for MSTLRYAELQVTTHFSFLRGASSCDELFEQAKNLGIEALGIVDRNSLAAIPRAYEAADNHGIRLVIGCRLDLDDDLSVLVYPMDRPAYGRLCRLLSVGKKRGGKGKCRLTWDDLVAYGEGLIVVLLADLADDLCALRLRRLKAAFADRAYMALSLRRRPNDQMRLFELSNMAAAADVPTVVTNDVLFHVPERRMLQDVVTCIRHNCTIDEAGFRRERHADRYMKPPQEMHRLFARYPEALARSLEIAKRCTFSLKELVYQYPEERSLPGLTAQQALEKLVWEAAPGRYPDGLPEKVEKALHHELGLIGRLEYAPYFLTVNAIVQFARGENILCQGRGSAANSVVCYVLGITAIDPLKVDLLFERFVSEERREPPDIDVDFEHQRREEVIQWVYNTYGRDKAALCSVVTRYRGRGALRDVGKVLGLPEDLTKLLSSQVWRWSEGVGEKQVQELNLNMEDRRLKLAFELANQLVGTPRHHSQHPGGFVLTHDRLDELVPIEPAAMDDRQIIEWDKDDIDIVKFMKMDCLALGMLSCMRRGFNMLEERTGVKYDLATVPQDDDPTYAMIQKADTLGTFQIESRAQMSMLPRLKPKIFYDLVIQVAIVRPGPIQGDMVHPYLRRRDKKEEEHYPKEELRGVLGKTLGVPLFQEQAMRVAIECAGFSPGKADQLRRAMATFKNVGTISKFRQDMIDGMVDRGYEQEFAERIFKQLEGFGSYGFPESHAASFALIAYASSWLKCHHPDIFCTALLNSQPMGFYAPAQIVRDARDHGVEVRPVCVNNSRFDCTLEPTGKKNANGKERYAVRLGLRMVKGLSNDHAAKIVACRQDRDFVSVDDLWRRAGVPAAALVCLAEADAFLPSLSLSRREALWAIKALRDEPLPLFAAAASRENAVVDELSEPSVALRPMTDGGEVVQDYGHVGLTLREHPMSFLRRDLSRRRIVSCAEAVRVRDGTRLETAGLVLVRQRPGSAKGVIFMTLEDETGIANAVLWVKTFEKYRRVVLSAGMVGIYGKIQREGEVVHLVAHRLTDLSEALASVGERNHPFPLPHGRGDEFHHGIPPDDHRNIRKRPPPATQDGDEVERIKVISRNFH; via the coding sequence ATGAGCACGCTGCGCTATGCCGAGCTTCAGGTGACCACGCATTTCTCCTTCCTGCGCGGTGCAAGTTCCTGTGATGAACTGTTCGAACAGGCAAAAAATCTCGGTATCGAGGCACTCGGCATCGTCGATCGCAATAGCCTTGCGGCCATTCCCCGCGCTTATGAAGCGGCCGATAATCATGGCATCCGGCTCGTCATCGGCTGCCGGCTCGATCTGGATGACGATCTTTCCGTGCTTGTCTATCCCATGGATCGCCCGGCTTACGGGCGGCTTTGCCGGCTGCTTTCCGTCGGCAAGAAGAGGGGTGGCAAGGGTAAGTGTCGGCTCACATGGGACGATCTCGTAGCTTATGGCGAAGGCCTTATCGTGGTGCTGCTCGCCGATCTGGCTGACGATCTCTGCGCGCTTCGCCTGCGCCGGTTGAAAGCCGCTTTTGCTGACCGGGCCTATATGGCGCTGAGCCTGCGAAGACGACCCAACGACCAGATGCGGCTTTTCGAATTGTCGAATATGGCTGCAGCCGCTGATGTGCCGACTGTTGTTACCAATGACGTGCTGTTTCATGTGCCCGAGCGTCGCATGCTGCAGGATGTCGTTACCTGCATCCGGCACAATTGCACCATTGACGAGGCGGGTTTCCGGCGCGAGCGGCATGCCGACCGCTATATGAAGCCGCCTCAGGAAATGCACCGGCTGTTTGCCCGCTACCCGGAAGCACTGGCCCGCAGCCTCGAAATCGCGAAGCGTTGCACCTTTTCGCTGAAGGAGCTGGTCTATCAATATCCTGAAGAGCGCAGCCTGCCGGGGCTGACGGCGCAACAGGCGTTGGAAAAGCTCGTCTGGGAAGCGGCGCCGGGGCGTTATCCGGATGGTCTGCCGGAGAAGGTCGAAAAGGCACTGCATCATGAGTTGGGGCTTATCGGCAGGCTGGAATATGCACCCTATTTTCTGACAGTAAATGCCATCGTCCAATTTGCACGGGGGGAAAATATTCTCTGTCAGGGGCGCGGCTCAGCCGCCAATTCGGTGGTATGTTATGTGCTCGGTATCACCGCCATCGATCCTCTCAAGGTTGATCTCCTGTTCGAACGTTTCGTTTCGGAAGAACGGCGCGAGCCGCCAGATATCGACGTGGATTTTGAGCATCAAAGGCGCGAGGAGGTCATCCAGTGGGTTTATAACACTTATGGTCGCGACAAGGCCGCGCTGTGCTCGGTCGTCACCCGTTATCGCGGGCGCGGGGCGCTGCGCGATGTCGGCAAGGTTCTGGGCCTGCCGGAAGATTTGACCAAACTTCTGTCCTCGCAGGTCTGGCGCTGGAGCGAAGGGGTGGGCGAAAAACAGGTGCAGGAACTGAACCTCAATATGGAGGACCGCCGCCTGAAGCTCGCCTTCGAGCTGGCCAACCAGCTTGTCGGCACACCGCGCCATCACAGCCAGCATCCGGGCGGCTTCGTTCTGACCCATGACCGGCTGGACGAGTTGGTGCCGATCGAACCCGCCGCCATGGACGACCGGCAGATCATCGAATGGGACAAAGATGACATAGATATCGTCAAATTCATGAAGATGGATTGCCTGGCGCTCGGCATGCTCTCCTGCATGAGACGCGGTTTCAACATGCTGGAGGAGCGCACGGGCGTTAAATACGATCTCGCCACTGTCCCACAGGATGATGACCCTACCTATGCCATGATCCAGAAAGCCGACACGCTGGGTACCTTCCAGATTGAAAGCCGGGCGCAGATGTCCATGCTGCCGCGGTTGAAGCCAAAGATATTTTACGATCTCGTCATTCAGGTCGCCATCGTTCGTCCCGGTCCCATTCAGGGCGATATGGTGCACCCCTATCTTCGTCGCCGTGACAAAAAAGAAGAAGAACATTATCCCAAAGAGGAGCTGAGAGGCGTGCTGGGCAAAACGCTGGGTGTACCGCTGTTTCAGGAGCAGGCGATGCGCGTCGCCATCGAATGCGCCGGTTTTTCACCCGGTAAGGCGGATCAGTTGCGTCGCGCCATGGCGACCTTCAAGAATGTCGGCACCATCTCCAAATTCCGTCAGGATATGATCGATGGCATGGTGGATCGTGGTTATGAGCAAGAATTCGCCGAACGCATCTTCAAGCAGCTGGAAGGGTTCGGCAGTTATGGTTTTCCAGAAAGCCATGCCGCCTCCTTCGCGCTGATCGCCTATGCCTCCTCATGGCTGAAATGCCATCATCCCGATATTTTCTGTACGGCGCTTCTCAATTCGCAGCCAATGGGGTTTTACGCCCCGGCGCAGATTGTGCGTGATGCGCGCGATCATGGCGTGGAGGTGCGCCCGGTTTGCGTCAACAACAGCCGGTTTGATTGCACGCTGGAGCCCACGGGCAAGAAGAATGCGAATGGTAAAGAGCGCTACGCCGTGCGGCTTGGCCTGCGCATGGTAAAGGGGCTTTCCAACGATCATGCAGCAAAAATCGTCGCCTGCCGTCAGGATCGCGATTTCGTTTCCGTGGACGATCTCTGGCGGAGGGCAGGTGTTCCCGCCGCTGCCCTAGTCTGTCTCGCCGAAGCCGATGCCTTTCTGCCGTCGCTGTCGCTTTCCAGACGCGAGGCGCTGTGGGCCATCAAGGCGTTGCGGGATGAGCCGCTGCCGCTTTTTGCTGCCGCTGCCAGCCGGGAAAACGCTGTGGTGGATGAGCTTTCCGAACCCTCCGTCGCGCTGCGGCCCATGACTGATGGCGGCGAGGTGGTGCAGGATTATGGCCATGTGGGGCTGACCCTGCGCGAACACCCCATGTCCTTCCTGCGGCGCGATCTTTCCCGCCGGCGCATCGTCAGCTGCGCGGAGGCGGTGCGCGTCCGTGATGGCACGAGGCTGGAAACGGCGGGGCTGGTTCTGGTGCGCCAGCGCCCAGGCTCGGCAAAGGGAGTGATCTTCATGACTCTGGAGGATGAGACGGGTATTGCCAATGCGGTTCTGTGGGTAAAGACCTTCGAAAAATACCGGCGCGTGGTGCTTTCCGCCGGTATGGTCGGCATTTACGGCAAGATCCAACGGGAAGGCGAGGTGGTGCATCTGGTCGCCCACCGGCTGACCGATCTGTCAGAGGCGCTGGCAAGCGTGGGTGAGCGCAACCACCCCTTTCCTCTGCCGCATGGGCGCGGCGACGAGTTCCACCACGGTATTCCGCCGGACGATCATCGCAACATCAGGAAACGCCCACCGCCTGCGACCCAGGATGGAGATGAGGTGGAGAGGATAAAGGTCATTTCCCGCAATTTCCATTAG
- a CDS encoding Y-family DNA polymerase: MQRVVSLYLPTWPTDRYRRLSGQNAPPVEKPLVMIGRQGSRRLVLALDKAAKAVGIRPGTPVSKAQALVPGLVVEDLDAAADARALQQLAFHFLRIYAPIVAADPPDGLVLDTAGADHLHGNETLMLSGMVNRLHAAGFAARAAIADSWGAAHALARFGRKEISIVSPGGQRAAISGLPMAALRLEERIVSGLKVLGFRTIGELAEAPRAPLTLRFGPEVVRRLTQAFGETGEPIEPVRIAELVEVRRAFPEPIAAAETIARYVQKLVAELCVSLEKRGLGARRVDLVLHRVDSGLQAVRAGTSRPVRDVKQLVRLLTDRIDTIDPGFGIEMMVLTATHAEPLVAAQARSSLLEEGRAEIADTVDVILNRGHRVYRYAAVASDVPERSLASVSALAPEDTLGWPCHWPRPVRIFARPEPIETLALLPDHPPRYFIWKGVRHNVRRADGPERVFGEWWKRDREKAAVRDYFTVENESGERFWIFRSGDGEHTETGSQGWFIHGVFA; encoded by the coding sequence ATGCAAAGGGTCGTCTCGCTTTACCTGCCGACATGGCCGACGGATCGCTACCGGCGTCTTTCGGGGCAGAACGCGCCGCCGGTTGAAAAGCCGCTGGTCATGATCGGCCGTCAGGGAAGCCGCCGCCTCGTGCTGGCACTGGACAAGGCAGCAAAGGCGGTGGGCATCCGGCCCGGTACACCCGTCAGCAAGGCGCAGGCTTTGGTGCCGGGTCTCGTTGTCGAGGATCTGGATGCGGCGGCGGATGCCCGCGCCCTGCAACAGCTCGCTTTTCATTTCCTGCGTATCTATGCCCCGATCGTCGCCGCAGATCCGCCTGATGGGCTGGTGCTGGATACGGCAGGTGCGGACCATCTGCACGGCAATGAGACGCTGATGTTGAGCGGCATGGTGAACCGCCTGCATGCCGCAGGCTTCGCCGCCCGCGCTGCTATTGCCGATAGCTGGGGGGCGGCCCATGCGCTTGCCCGGTTTGGCCGTAAGGAGATCAGCATCGTATCGCCGGGCGGGCAGCGGGCGGCGATCAGCGGGCTGCCTATGGCGGCGCTCAGGCTGGAGGAGCGTATCGTTTCCGGATTGAAGGTGCTCGGTTTTCGCACCATAGGCGAACTTGCCGAGGCTCCACGGGCGCCGTTGACCCTGCGTTTCGGCCCGGAAGTGGTCAGGCGGCTCACTCAGGCTTTTGGCGAGACTGGCGAACCTATCGAGCCGGTGCGCATTGCCGAACTGGTGGAGGTGCGCCGCGCCTTTCCCGAGCCGATCGCGGCGGCGGAGACAATTGCCCGCTATGTGCAAAAGCTGGTTGCTGAGCTTTGCGTCTCGCTGGAAAAGCGTGGCCTTGGCGCACGTCGCGTCGATCTTGTGCTGCACCGGGTGGATAGCGGCTTGCAGGCCGTGCGGGCCGGCACCTCCAGACCGGTGCGTGATGTCAAACAGCTTGTCCGGCTTCTGACCGACCGGATCGACACCATCGATCCCGGTTTCGGCATCGAGATGATGGTGCTGACCGCCACCCATGCCGAGCCGCTTGTCGCCGCGCAGGCCCGGTCCTCGCTTCTGGAGGAAGGGCGTGCGGAAATCGCCGATACGGTCGATGTCATCCTCAATCGCGGCCACAGGGTCTATCGTTATGCGGCGGTGGCAAGCGACGTGCCGGAACGTTCTCTTGCCAGCGTTTCGGCGCTGGCACCTGAGGATACCCTCGGCTGGCCTTGCCACTGGCCGCGCCCGGTCAGGATTTTTGCAAGGCCGGAACCCATCGAAACTCTGGCGCTGCTTCCGGATCATCCGCCGCGTTATTTCATCTGGAAAGGCGTGCGCCATAATGTGCGGCGCGCTGATGGGCCGGAACGGGTGTTTGGCGAATGGTGGAAACGCGACCGCGAAAAGGCCGCCGTGCGCGATTATTTCACTGTCGAAAACGAAAGCGGCGAGCGCTTCTGGATTTTCCGCTCCGGTGATGGCGAACATACCGAGACGGGCTCGCAGGGCTGGTTCATCCATGGGGTCTTCGCATGA
- a CDS encoding ImuA family protein → MQKRAEQLLVVEELRERLERIGGGPHRLHEALPFGVDAIDHHLPGGGLKLGCLHEVSGGGNGAADGAAAALFAAGVAARLSGKVLWCVTRRDLFMPGLTQAGLSQNRVIIVECRDEKGVLDCFEEGLRCNGFGAVMGELAKLPMNASRRLQLAAETSGVTGIAIRRFRRPADAALFGEPTAAVTRWRVSVRPSSPLPVPGVGRPRWFLELLRCRGGESAAFEVEACDAKGRLALPADMADGSLPASFGAERAAG, encoded by the coding sequence ATGCAAAAGCGCGCGGAACAGTTGCTCGTTGTCGAAGAGCTGCGTGAAAGGCTGGAAAGGATCGGTGGCGGTCCTCACCGCCTGCACGAGGCCTTGCCTTTTGGCGTGGATGCCATCGATCACCATTTGCCTGGAGGCGGGCTGAAGCTCGGTTGCCTGCATGAGGTGAGCGGCGGCGGCAATGGCGCCGCCGATGGTGCGGCAGCGGCGCTTTTTGCGGCCGGTGTGGCAGCAAGGCTGTCCGGCAAGGTCTTATGGTGTGTCACCCGCAGGGATCTGTTCATGCCGGGATTGACGCAGGCGGGCCTGTCGCAGAACCGGGTCATCATCGTCGAATGCCGCGATGAGAAAGGCGTGCTCGACTGTTTCGAGGAAGGCTTGCGCTGCAACGGTTTTGGCGCCGTGATGGGCGAGCTTGCGAAGTTGCCGATGAATGCCTCGCGACGGTTGCAACTGGCGGCGGAAACCTCTGGTGTCACCGGCATCGCCATCCGCCGCTTCCGGCGCCCGGCCGATGCGGCGTTGTTTGGCGAGCCGACGGCCGCTGTCACCCGCTGGCGTGTCTCTGTCCGGCCATCTTCGCCCCTGCCGGTGCCGGGGGTGGGCAGGCCACGCTGGTTTCTGGAACTTTTGCGATGTCGCGGCGGCGAAAGCGCTGCATTTGAAGTGGAAGCCTGTGATGCAAAGGGTCGTCTCGCTTTACCTGCCGACATGGCCGACGGATCGCTACCGGCGTCTTTCGGGGCAGAACGCGCCGCCGGTTGA
- a CDS encoding DUF1304 domain-containing protein translates to MIASILIAVVAAIHVYITILEMLLWEKPAGRKAFGLSADFARQTKVLAANQGLYNGFLAAGLIYGLTQGDEGLSFKVFFLTCVLVAGIFGAITANMKILFIQALPALFALGFLWIGV, encoded by the coding sequence ATGATCGCCAGCATTCTGATTGCCGTGGTTGCGGCCATCCATGTTTACATCACCATTCTGGAAATGCTGCTGTGGGAAAAGCCGGCCGGCCGCAAGGCCTTCGGCCTCTCTGCGGATTTTGCGCGACAGACGAAGGTGCTTGCCGCCAATCAGGGGCTTTACAATGGTTTTCTGGCAGCCGGATTGATCTATGGGCTCACGCAGGGCGATGAAGGACTGAGTTTCAAGGTCTTCTTCCTCACCTGTGTCCTGGTAGCCGGCATTTTCGGCGCCATTACCGCCAATATGAAAATCCTGTTCATTCAGGCTTTGCCGGCATTGTTTGCGCTCGGCTTCCTCTGGATCGGAGTATGA
- a CDS encoding glycerate kinase type-2 family protein, whose protein sequence is MTAWNDLRAKDALNRIFMAAVASADPAKVLQHHLPYPPKGRCVVVGAGKASAAMAAALDKAWADVNLSGIVVTRYGHAVPAGRIEIIEASHPVPDDMSAEAARRILAAVEGLTADDMVIALISGGGSALMVAPAEGMTLADKMAVNRALLASGATISEMNAVRKHLSRIKGGRLALAAKPARVVSLLISDVPGDDPSEIASGPTVADPSDINNVREIVSRYALDLPENVRKVLEKGEETPKTGDIEEDIRLIATPSLALQAAADEAVRLGLTPLILGDSLEGESKDVGAVMAGIALSASRKGLPVKGPAVLLSGGETTVTIGKGLAGKGGRNTEFLLSLALTLKGADGIWAIAGDSDGIDGVEDAAGALVTPDTLARMRNAGADPRQSLVGHDSYTAFKAVGDLVVTGPTLTNVNDIRAILIG, encoded by the coding sequence ATGACCGCATGGAACGATCTCCGCGCAAAAGACGCCCTCAACCGCATATTTATGGCGGCAGTGGCGAGTGCAGATCCCGCAAAGGTGCTGCAACATCATCTTCCTTACCCGCCCAAGGGCAGGTGTGTGGTGGTCGGCGCGGGCAAGGCCTCGGCTGCCATGGCCGCAGCGCTTGATAAGGCCTGGGCGGATGTGAACCTCTCCGGTATCGTCGTAACACGTTACGGTCATGCCGTTCCGGCCGGGCGCATCGAAATCATCGAGGCCTCCCATCCCGTGCCCGACGACATGAGTGCGGAAGCGGCAAGACGCATTCTTGCCGCCGTTGAAGGGCTGACCGCAGACGACATGGTGATCGCGCTAATTTCCGGCGGCGGTTCGGCACTGATGGTCGCACCTGCCGAAGGCATGACGCTTGCGGACAAGATGGCCGTCAACCGCGCGCTTCTCGCCAGCGGTGCGACGATTTCCGAGATGAATGCCGTGCGCAAGCACCTCTCCCGCATAAAGGGCGGACGACTGGCGCTGGCCGCCAAACCGGCCAGAGTGGTTTCGCTGTTGATTTCAGACGTACCGGGCGACGATCCCTCCGAAATCGCTTCCGGCCCCACGGTTGCCGATCCGAGCGATATCAACAATGTGCGGGAAATCGTCTCCCGTTATGCGCTCGATCTTCCCGAGAATGTGCGCAAAGTGCTGGAAAAGGGCGAGGAAACGCCGAAGACAGGCGATATAGAAGAGGACATCAGGCTGATCGCGACACCCTCGCTCGCCCTACAGGCGGCGGCGGACGAGGCGGTGAGGCTTGGCCTTACGCCGCTCATCCTCGGGGATTCGCTGGAGGGCGAGTCAAAGGATGTCGGCGCGGTGATGGCGGGTATCGCCCTCTCCGCCAGCCGCAAGGGCCTGCCAGTCAAAGGCCCGGCCGTGCTGCTTTCCGGCGGAGAAACCACGGTGACGATCGGCAAAGGGCTGGCCGGCAAGGGTGGGCGCAACACGGAATTTCTGCTGAGCCTTGCACTGACGCTGAAGGGTGCAGACGGTATCTGGGCCATTGCCGGCGATAGCGACGGCATAGACGGCGTTGAGGATGCGGCAGGCGCACTGGTGACGCCCGATACGCTTGCGCGTATGCGCAACGCCGGTGCCGATCCGCGCCAGTCGCTGGTGGGACACGACAGCTACACCGCCTTCAAGGCGGTTGGCGACCTTGTCGTTACCGGTCCGACGCTGACGAATGTGAATGATATCAGGGCGATTTTGATCGGGTGA
- a CDS encoding Gfo/Idh/MocA family protein, with translation MAIEGKTTDKANTRIRLGMVGGGSGAFIGGVHRMAARLDNRFDLVAGALSSTPEKSLASGRELGLAPERCYGSFEEMAEKEALREDGIEAVAIVTPNHVHYPAAKAFLERGIHVICDKPLTSNLEDAKKLKDVADKADALFILTHNYTGYPMVRHARELVETGALGNIRLVQMEYPQDWLAEPLEQTGAKQAVWRTDPAQSGVGGSTGDIGTHAYNLGCFISGLEADELAADVHTFVEGRRLDDNAHVMLRFKPKDGKQPAKGLLWCSQVAVGHENGLKVRVYGDKAGIEWTQADPNYLWFTKLGEPKQLITRGGAGAGAAAARVTRIPSGHPEGYLEAFATIYTEAAHAIEARRTGSELDKAVTYPTVDDGVKGVAFVTACIESGKKNGGWVKL, from the coding sequence ATGGCTATTGAAGGAAAGACAACCGACAAGGCGAACACGCGGATTCGCCTGGGCATGGTGGGTGGCGGTTCGGGTGCATTTATCGGCGGCGTTCACCGCATGGCCGCGCGGCTCGACAACCGCTTCGATCTCGTGGCCGGGGCCTTGTCCTCGACACCGGAAAAATCCCTCGCCTCCGGCCGCGAACTCGGGCTTGCTCCAGAGCGTTGCTATGGGTCATTCGAAGAAATGGCAGAGAAGGAAGCGCTTCGCGAGGATGGTATCGAGGCGGTAGCGATCGTCACGCCCAACCACGTACATTATCCTGCGGCGAAGGCGTTTCTGGAACGCGGCATCCATGTCATCTGCGACAAGCCGCTGACCTCCAATCTGGAAGATGCCAAAAAGCTGAAGGACGTGGCGGACAAGGCGGACGCACTATTCATCCTCACCCATAACTACACCGGTTATCCTATGGTGCGGCATGCGCGTGAACTGGTGGAAACCGGTGCGCTCGGGAACATCCGTCTGGTGCAGATGGAATATCCGCAGGATTGGCTGGCTGAGCCGTTGGAGCAGACCGGTGCGAAACAGGCCGTCTGGCGCACCGATCCGGCGCAATCCGGTGTCGGCGGCTCCACAGGGGATATCGGCACCCATGCCTATAATCTCGGCTGCTTCATTTCCGGTCTGGAAGCCGATGAACTGGCAGCGGATGTACATACCTTCGTGGAAGGTCGCCGTCTGGACGACAATGCGCATGTGATGCTGCGCTTCAAGCCAAAGGACGGCAAGCAACCAGCCAAGGGCCTGCTTTGGTGCAGCCAGGTGGCTGTCGGGCATGAAAACGGGCTGAAGGTCCGCGTTTACGGCGACAAGGCAGGCATCGAGTGGACGCAGGCTGATCCGAACTATCTCTGGTTCACGAAGCTTGGCGAGCCGAAACAGCTCATCACCCGCGGCGGTGCTGGCGCCGGTGCCGCGGCCGCGCGTGTCACGCGCATTCCCTCGGGCCATCCGGAAGGATATCTCGAAGCCTTCGCGACCATCTATACCGAAGCGGCACACGCCATCGAAGCCCGCCGCACCGGTTCGGAGCTCGACAAGGCGGTCACCTATCCGACCGTCGATGACGGTGTCAAAGGCGTTGCTTTTGTCACCGCCTGCATCGAATCCGGTAAAAAGAATGGCGGCTGGGTGAAGCTGTAA
- a CDS encoding sugar phosphate isomerase/epimerase family protein yields the protein MKTIKGPGLFLGQFAGDAAPFNTWDGITKWAAEKGYAGVQVPTWAGQLIDLKKAAESKDYCDEFAGVARQNGVEVTELSTHLQGQLVAVHPAYDEAFDGFAAPEVRGNPKARQQWAVEQVKLALKASRNLGINAHATFSGALAWPFIYPWPQRPAGLVETAFDELARRWTPILDYADEQGVDVCYEIHPGEDLHDGVTFEMFLERVKNHKRANMLYDPSHYVLQCLDYLDNIDIYKDRIKMFHVKDAEFNPTGRQGVYGGYQGWVNRAGRFRSLGDGQVDFGAVFSKMAANDFDGWAVVEWECALKHPEDGAREGAEFVKHHIIRVTEKAFDDFASAGTDDAANRRMLGL from the coding sequence ATGAAAACGATCAAGGGACCGGGTCTTTTTCTCGGTCAGTTTGCCGGTGATGCTGCGCCTTTCAATACATGGGACGGCATTACCAAATGGGCGGCAGAAAAGGGTTATGCCGGCGTGCAGGTTCCCACCTGGGCCGGGCAGTTGATCGATCTGAAAAAGGCCGCCGAATCCAAGGATTATTGCGATGAATTTGCGGGTGTCGCCCGCCAGAACGGCGTCGAGGTAACCGAGCTTTCCACCCATTTGCAGGGCCAGCTGGTTGCCGTTCACCCCGCCTATGACGAAGCCTTCGATGGTTTTGCAGCACCTGAAGTGCGCGGCAATCCGAAGGCTCGCCAGCAATGGGCGGTGGAACAGGTGAAGCTTGCCCTGAAGGCTTCGAGAAATCTCGGCATCAACGCACATGCGACCTTTTCGGGCGCTCTTGCCTGGCCCTTCATCTATCCGTGGCCGCAGCGCCCGGCCGGTCTGGTGGAAACCGCCTTTGACGAGCTGGCAAGACGCTGGACGCCGATCCTTGATTATGCCGATGAGCAGGGCGTGGATGTCTGCTACGAAATCCATCCCGGCGAAGATCTGCATGATGGCGTGACTTTCGAGATGTTCCTGGAGCGTGTGAAGAACCACAAGCGCGCCAACATGCTCTACGACCCGTCGCATTATGTGCTGCAATGCCTTGATTATCTTGACAATATCGACATCTACAAAGACCGTATCAAGATGTTCCACGTCAAGGACGCTGAGTTCAATCCGACCGGCCGCCAGGGCGTGTATGGCGGTTATCAGGGTTGGGTCAACCGTGCGGGCCGCTTCCGCTCGCTGGGTGACGGGCAGGTGGATTTCGGTGCGGTATTCTCGAAAATGGCTGCCAATGATTTCGACGGATGGGCAGTGGTTGAATGGGAATGCGCGCTGAAACATCCTGAAGACGGTGCCCGGGAAGGGGCCGAGTTCGTCAAGCACCATATCATCCGCGTCACGGAAAAAGCCTTTGATGATTTCGCATCTGCCGGCACCGATGATGCGGCCAACCGGCGCATGCTTGGGCTTTAA
- a CDS encoding ABC transporter ATP-binding protein translates to MASVELRDIRKSYASLDVIHGISLDITDGEFIALVGPSGCGKSTLLRMIAGLEEITDGDILIGGTVVNSMTPRERNIAMVFQSYALYPHMTVAENMGFNLKLAGQPKNVIDERVAEAARMLDLGKLLDRKPSQLSGGQRQRVAMGRAVVRNPAVFLFDEPLSNLDAKLRVQMRSEIKALHQKVGTTSIYVTHDQIEAMTLADRVVVLNHGRIEQQGTPLELYKTPANLFVAAFIGSPAMNLIEGVVDGEGDQPAARLKDGTAIRIAASRNVKRGQSVTIGLRPEHIGSTVGGDISLSGRTVLVEPTGAQTHVVFELAGDQVTAVVDGEQLVKVNTPFAATVHHERVHVFDRASGLAL, encoded by the coding sequence ATGGCTTCCGTCGAACTTAGGGATATCCGCAAGTCCTATGCCTCGCTCGATGTCATTCACGGCATCTCGCTCGATATAACCGATGGCGAATTCATTGCGCTGGTCGGGCCTTCGGGCTGCGGCAAATCTACCCTGCTGCGCATGATCGCCGGGCTGGAGGAAATCACCGATGGGGATATCCTCATTGGCGGCACCGTCGTCAATTCCATGACGCCGCGCGAGCGCAATATCGCCATGGTATTCCAGTCCTATGCGCTTTATCCGCATATGACGGTCGCCGAAAACATGGGCTTCAACCTGAAGCTTGCCGGGCAGCCGAAAAACGTCATCGATGAGCGCGTGGCGGAAGCCGCACGCATGCTCGATCTCGGCAAGCTTCTGGACCGCAAGCCCTCGCAGCTTTCTGGTGGCCAGCGCCAGCGCGTCGCCATGGGCCGCGCCGTGGTGCGCAACCCGGCCGTCTTCCTGTTCGATGAGCCGCTGTCCAATCTGGATGCCAAGCTGCGCGTGCAGATGCGTAGCGAAATCAAGGCTCTGCATCAGAAAGTAGGTACGACCTCCATCTACGTCACCCATGATCAGATCGAGGCAATGACGCTGGCCGACCGGGTGGTGGTGCTCAATCACGGCCGTATAGAGCAGCAGGGCACGCCGCTCGAACTTTACAAGACACCTGCCAATCTCTTCGTTGCCGCCTTCATCGGCTCGCCGGCCATGAACCTCATCGAAGGCGTGGTCGACGGCGAGGGCGATCAACCTGCCGCCCGGCTGAAGGACGGGACGGCGATCCGCATTGCCGCCTCAAGAAATGTCAAGCGCGGCCAGTCGGTGACGATTGGGTTGAGACCGGAACATATCGGTTCGACCGTCGGCGGCGATATTTCGCTGTCCGGCAGGACGGTGTTGGTCGAGCCGACAGGCGCGCAGACGCATGTGGTCTTCGAACTGGCGGGCGATCAGGTTACGGCGGTGGTGGATGGCGAGCAACTGGTCAAGGTCAACACCCCCTTTGCCGCCACCGTGCATCACGAGCGTGTGCATGTATTCGACAGGGCAAGCGGTCTGGCGCTTTAG